The Gossypium hirsutum isolate 1008001.06 chromosome A13, Gossypium_hirsutum_v2.1, whole genome shotgun sequence nucleotide sequence TCCCGGGATTTTCAACATCACTTTCAGCACTCCTACTCTTACTCCTACAAATCGAAAAAAGAACAATAGGGGAAAACATATATATCAACCTTTTGCGAAACAAATATAAACACAATAAACAGCATGAAAGGCAGgactagaaaaattaaaaataccggGACCGACTCCTTGAGCTCGACAAGGATCTTGACACAGACCGGGTGTATCGCTTGTTTGGGGAAGGAGAACTTGAATACCTTGACCTCTTAGTGTACGACATCtggaaatataaacaaaatatacaactcagtactgaattaaaattataaaatttcttcaaattaagggataattttttttgactgttttgataaatgtaattttcaaaattttaaaagtattaaatgaaataaaataaaataaatggaaaaaaaatctaCATCCTTATCTACTTAttattttctaaagtttttcattgaAAAAATTCTATCATTTAGATTTAGTTATGTATTATCTAACGTGCTTAAAAAACTAAATCACTGGaaatattagtttatttatttatttttaatacaagGCTTAAGTGCATAATGAAGTTATATTTCAAAGTATTTCCAGTGCAAAATAATACTATATCATATTATCATTTTCCTAAAAGAACAATAACAATTCGAACCCATTTTAATTAAACTCCTTATTTTTCATGATGAACTCGCACCTGATACCCATGCACGATGTATATCGGGATAACGGTACAATACATCCCTTGAAAGGACCCTCAAAATCCATATAAATCTTGAGGAAAATGTAAGTTCCTATATTGCTTACTTATATCCAACCTTCACAACTAAGTTCAAATCTAACTAGTCGGAtcaaattttaagttaaagaGGTAATATGACTAGTTCtaagcattatataaaaaaagtgataaattatctgataatattcatatttttccgTAATTATAATCCGGAAAAACAGCTTCGATTTAGTCTTTTATATAACAATttaatcaaaaatttaaaatctacagAATCCTTCGGAATTGCTTTCCCTTGTTAAAATAGAAAAGATGCTAATGTATAAGGCTCTTGATTTAAAAACTTCATTAACGacagataaaaaaattatttacaaattgtTTCTGCTTATTGTATTTAACTTTCAattgaatttttcatttttttcataaaatttgttattaattaaaaaaatcaaataaacagTTAATCCACCTATAAGCAATTAAGCTAATGGATTTATATTTAGAGCCAAGCCTATTCATCATCATAAACAAAGCcaattatcaaattcaacaaaCATGATTTAcattacaataattaaaaataaaactaatccCCAACCAAGAATTGCGGATCGAAttacgaatatatatataaatgattaaataacaaagcaataaattaatttaaaatttaaaatcgatGAATTTATTACCTTCGAACAAATGAAGAATTAAACGATCGAAGAATCGAGTCTTTTGAATCCCACCTTTGTTTGGTTTATGCAacgattttctttttatttgtttttttttatttttttaatagaatttaAAATGGCAAAACGAATTATATATAAATGGTGAAAAGGCACACTAAAGAAGTTTCCGGAGATACGGACGTGAGGAGTGCATTAAAATTCGGACGAATCTTTCCCCTTCAAGTCCGTGTGCCGGAGGCTTTTTGGTCGTTCAGTTTAATAACGACACCTGTACGAGTAATCAATCTTTGgtttaaaatatactattaatttttgtattataattatattttaatttaattatttttaaatttttttcaaattttgaaattttattctgACTAAATGTTAGCCATTTAATTCATTGAATTAGTAAATGtatctattaaaatttaaattgtattttatctgTTAAAAAGTTAATCAATTCCTACTGTTAATAATTATTGTCACTGACGGTAACCAAACGGTTGCTGTGGTATACCACGTGTAATTCATGTTAACATACAAGACTAATtttaaatagtataaatggatgtaatttttaataaaatgatcagtttgctctttaatataatgtataaaaattaatttgtccATTCTTTTAGTAGGAACAAAATGTAATCCAACTCGCAGCAAAAATGCTTTCATGGTAATTTTGCCTATTAAGTATTTCTATTTCTAATATCTGATgcgaaaaaaaatatattactatatatataatgTCATGTTAGCTTGCTATTTTTAAATAGTACTTGCGAAAAAATCAACTAATGATTGCAATGATTGTTTTTTAAGACAggaatggaattttaaaatttaaaataaataggggCTAATAATGAACAAGTTAGAGAATATGGATTAAATCCATAACTTACACGATACAAGGCTAACAACGAAAATTAATAGAATTGATTTAATTGTTTTGCTTGTGTTAgggataaattttcaaattttaaataaatatagagattaaaattgaataatttgaaaagtatatggattaaaatttttaaaataagattataaggattaaatttacaaattacaaaaaacaaaataactataGATGAACTGAAAACGTCTTAAGCTTGTTCGATTTAGCTCTAAAATATggatttaaactttaaatttgatattaaatttcaaaacatgatAATTGAGTACTCAATTAAAACATTTGAAGAAGTGTGTGGACATGGAATCACTGGAAGAAATAAAGGAGAGAATGGGATGCCTTACGTAAAGGGAACGCTAAGCAATAAATGAACAAACACTTGGAGGATTCCAATTAATCAACTCCACCATGGGTTATTGTTAATAATAGGCAAATAAAAAtcgatttgatttgaaatttttaaaaataattttgaattttaagttaatcaaattgaattatttaaattatgtgaGTTAATttgaataacttaatttaattttcgaattcgagttgagttgaatttcacaattcgaataacttaaaaattttaaatgacagattaatgtaaatatattttttgtcattgttaattttgaaaataagcaatctagtctctctcaacaaaaaatatatagaaaaaaatcaaaatcattttcaaaaattcaaaatgtttataaaattttcaaaaattttaaaaattttctaaaataatatttttgggacctaattaaTGGTTCGAATTTATCTAGTCaagtactttatttttttttgttttgaaaaaaattcaaatatatatatgatttcaaatttactTGCTCTAACATAGATTTAATTATACTGTAACAATATTTTTCTttgacatgtttatttttttaatttaacttgaaaattTCATTCTATCCGACTCatctcgaatttcatttcactcgattcgatttgaaattttttcaatctgaattaggatgataaaatatgactcgtgaatttaattaattcaaaatttgttcACTCGATTCGATTGAAGTCTCAcccctaattattattattactattactattattatcatcattatcattaGGTTAATATATGTTAGTAGTCATTGTACTTAtccaaaatttgagatttagcccctacactttaaaaattaaaaattcatttttcttattttttttcaatttaataatcctagtctaattattattgttgtttgtaatttcttttaaaaattgtcaacttaacatatttattttattgccaATATCATATAATGTCATATGAGAATAGTCTAATGAACATGCCAAACTGATAAAATTTAACGAGAAATactaataatgttaataataattaGACTAAAATTTCTAAATCATAAAAGTAGATGAACCAGTATTTAATTTTGGTCTAAGGACTATCAGCATATTCcaatcttaatattattattttacaaattgaccttgaattatagtaatttattagttttgtatttaattttttgactTATTTTGGTACTTCAAATTTATTTTTGTCTTAGTCTCTAAAAGTTAACGACGTTGGCCTAACAAAATGCTATCTTGTggcatttatataatttaaacttAAGGTAAAATCGAGTTAAGTTAAATTTGAGCATTGaatattaagatttaatttaagttgaaattatCTATAGAGGTATAACTGAATCGAGCCTAGTCTGAATAGTAGTAAGTTTAAGCTTGACTCGAAGTTTATAGTTCAATATCAAATTCAAACTTGACTTGAAACATAATCGAGCTACTCAAACTCAAAATTATTTAAGCTCATGTACTAAATTTCATACTTAACTTGAGCTCAAATAGGCTCATCCGTATTTGGGCTAAGCATAGTTCATAATTAAactattgttataaaataaaaataaaaatgtaattccataatataaaaatatactaaaaaaaaaagcttaattaGGCGCACAAATAGTTTTTATCGAGCATTGTGATGCTCAAATTTAATTTCGAACAATAGCTCGAATTGCTCAAATTCAGCCTAATTAATAtcgaataaaattcaaaatttttgagAACTCAAGTAATCTACAAATACCAGCGTCTCATTTTCACCTGAATCGTATAAGTTGCATGGCAAAGACTCTACAAACAAAACCACCTAATCCTTTCCCCCGCGTCTCCTTTTTGCTAAAGTCATTGGCGGGAACCAAAACACTTCCCTTTCCCGCTAATTGAATCCCATCACGGTTCAAGTTCTTCCCAGCTTTTTTATCTATAAAACCCTAACCCCAAAATTTTCAATCTCTGTGCTTCAATCGAagggaaaaaagggaaaaagaaagaaaaccccAAAAATGCTAGAGCTTAGGCTAGTTCAAGGTTCGCTTCTGAAGAAAGTATTGGAAGCGATTAAGGACTTGGTCAACGATGCTAACTTCGACTGTTCGGCGACCGGATTCTCATTGCAAGCCATGGATTCAAGCCACGTTGCTTTGGTGGCTCTGCTGCTCAGATCGGAAGGTTTCGAGCACTATCGTTGCGATAGGAACCTTTCCATGGGGATGAATCTCAATAACATGTCTAAGATGATGAAATGTGCCGGTAATGATGATATCATCACAATCAAGGCTGATGATGGCAGTGATACTGTTACTTTCATGTTCGAAAGTCCCAGTAAGTGCTTtatgttgggtttttttttgggaTTTAATGGAATCTGTATAAATTGTAAAGCGTTTTGATGTTTCTTAAAagatttggtatttttttttgtcaatataAAGATGGACTGACATTATTTTTGTGTGTATTGATGGATGGATTAAAGCACAAGACAAGATATCGGATTTTGAGATGAAGCTGATGGATATAGATAGTGAGCATCTTGGGATTCCAGAGGCAGAGTATCAATCTATTGTGAGGATGCCTTCAGCTGAGTTTGCTAGGATTTGTAAAGATCTTGCTAGCATTGGTGATACTGGTAACCTACTGAAACCTTCagctttaatatatatatgttattttgtttttgcTATCAATATTCTGAATGAAATTGATCGTGGTAATATTCTTTAGGTCTAGAgctatcaaaatttttaacctgATACGATCTAATTTGACTATAAAAAAGTTTGAATTGACCCAAATTCAAAAGATTCTCAATTTGAGGTTGAAATTGATTTGAACTTGAAATAGCTTGCATGAAGTGATGTATTGACTTGATCTAAAGGCTTTGATCTCAAACTCAAGAGTGTTTGAACTCCACATTATTTGAAATAAAGTTGAATTAGGATTTGATGATCCAATTCAAATTAATTCAACTCAAAACTAGCTTGACTtctctaattatttttgttaccATAATAATTGTGATGCCATTGCAATTTTGAGTCCTTGATTGATCATAGTTTCGTGTGCTTGTTTCTAAGGTTAAGTCTCTGTTTGATGTGATCTGCAGTTGTTATCTCTGTAACCAAGGAAGGTGTGAAATTTTCCACAAGAGGTGATATCGGAACTGCCAATATTGTTCTCAGGCAAAATACCACCGTAGATAAAGTATGTTCTTTGCCCTTTAGGCCTATAATTTTTCAGCACTGTGATTTGCTTGAATGTAGTTATTTTGTAAAATGTTATGCTTATTTCCAAGATATAATGTAAGTTGGTTTTTCTGGAATTAATGCTTTTGCAGCCTGAAGAAGCGACGATCATAGAGATGAACGAGCCGGTTTCATTGACATTTGCATTGAGGTACATGAATTCATTTACAAAAGCAACTCCATTGTCAAGTACAGTGACGATTAGCTTATCTTCGGAATTGCCGGTTGTGGTTGAGTACAAGATAGCTGAGATGGGTCATATTAGGTTTTACTTGGCACCCAAGATTGAAGAGGATGAAGATGAGACAAACCCACAAGGTTaacttgattaaaaaaaaatttttttggggTGGATTTAGTTTTCTTGGTAAACTGAAAATGGGTATTTGATGTTTATGCCATTAATGGTTTTGATTAGGGTTTTTCTCCTTTAGGGTTTCACGTTTATAGTTGAACATAAAGTAGTTTAGGTTTTTGATGGATGTTAAGTTATATTTgttgcattttttttaattttgtttgtctTTACTTCTATTGCAACTTAATAGTTTCTCTTTAATGgatgcatttaaaataaattatttagataaacgataattttttattatgattagaaaataattaatggtatcattaatatataataaaaattaaaattattgtattattttgataaaatatgtaaaaagaataaaaatgattaaatctaaaaaaattaataaaaggtaATCATATAAGCTTCTAAATTATTTCACCGAGCATAACAGTCTTTAAAATACCTCATTCACCAAAAGTAAAACAAAGAAAACACTTAAGACTAAAGACATGAAAAGATTTATTAGTGAATTATATGAAAAAGTCCAAAGAAACAACCAACAAAAAATTGCAGAAATCTGGAAAATTCAACAAATTGTTTAATACATTTCAACAAACTATTTCAAGGTCTCAAATAATTGAGGGAAAAGAAAATGGCAAGTATAATTCCCCCATAAGAAACTCACATTATAATCTCCAGTCTTCACCTGCGTACACCGCTTGATCACCGAGTTCTTGTTCGATACGAAGCAACtgcaaaaatattttcattttccaccattaaTATCATCTATGGCCTTTTTCTAGACCTTTAATTTCATCTATAGATTGTATTTGTGGTTACTAGATCAAGAAAATGGCTAATTGGCAATCTATTGATTACAACTAGACTACAAGGCTTTCGTTTTTTGGTATAAAAGAGGTCATAACCAATTATGTTTGAACTGGACCAGATCAGCCGGGGTACTGGTCCTAAGAATGTGGACCAACCGGCtgaatcagttttttttttttttgtgaattttgaataaatttttaattgaaccaGTTGGACTGACGAACCAGTGACCTAACTGGTTCAACCACCGGTCTGGCTGTAGCATTAGGTTAGAGGAGACGATTGTTGATATTAAAATTCGAATCCTGAATTAGCTGGATGCCGCCTTC carries:
- the LOC121212680 gene encoding proliferating cell nuclear antigen; translation: MLELRLVQGSLLKKVLEAIKDLVNDANFDCSATGFSLQAMDSSHVALVALLLRSEGFEHYRCDRNLSMGMNLNNMSKMMKCAGNDDIITIKADDGSDTVTFMFESPTQDKISDFEMKLMDIDSEHLGIPEAEYQSIVRMPSAEFARICKDLASIGDTVVISVTKEGVKFSTRGDIGTANIVLRQNTTVDKPEEATIIEMNEPVSLTFALRYMNSFTKATPLSSTVTISLSSELPVVVEYKIAEMGHIRFYLAPKIEEDEDETNPQG